In Xyrauchen texanus isolate HMW12.3.18 chromosome 45, RBS_HiC_50CHRs, whole genome shotgun sequence, a single window of DNA contains:
- the LOC127637410 gene encoding tetraspanin-9-like isoform X2: protein MARGCLCCVKYMMFLFNLLFWLSGCGLLGVGIWLSVSQGSFATFSPSFPSLSAANLIITLGSVVMVTGFLGCLGAIKENKCLLLSFFIVLLIILLAELILLILFFVYTDKVSENAKQDLKEGLQLYNTDNNIGLHNAWNIIQAEWQCCGVTGHTDWHDALQEKTVPDKCCQEHYRECGRNATNIFWSQGCYEKVEEWLNDNKHLLGTIAMCVLVLQLLGMAFSMTLYQQIHRAGKKYDA, encoded by the exons ttgTCAGGCTGTGGGTTGTTGGGTGTGGGCATCTGGCTGTCCGTTTCTCAGGGCAGTTTTGCCACATTCTCCCCCTCCTTCCCCTCCCTCTCTGCCGCCAATCTGATCATTACCTTGGGCTCTGTCGTCATGGTAACTGGCTTTCTGGGATGCCTCGGTGCCATCAAGGAAAACAAGTGCCTGTTGCTGAGT TTCTTCATTGTTTTATTGATTATTCTGCTGGCAGAGTTGATTTTGCTCATCCTTTTCTTCGTGTACACGGACAAG GTTAGTGAGAATGCTAAACAGGATCTAAAAGAAGGCCTGCAGCTCTACAACACAGACAATAACATCGGCCTCCACAACGCCTGGAACATTATTCAGGCTgag TGGCAGTGTTGTGGTGTAACCGGGCACACAGACTGGCATGATGCCCTACAGGAGAAAACGGTGCCAGACAAATGCTGCCAGGAGCATTACAGAGAGTGTGGTCGCAATGCCACCAACATTTTCTGGTCACAG GGTTGCTATGAGAAGGTCGAGGAATGGCTAAATGACAACAAACATTTGCTGGGAACCATCGCAATGTGTGTGCTCGTCCTGCAg CTGCTTGGAATGGCCTTCTCCATGACCTTATACCAGCAAATTCACAGAGCGGGGAAGAAATATGATGCCTAG